The genomic stretch CGGACCTTTTAAGGAGCCTATCAAATGGCACGTTTCTTCCGTCGTCGTAAATTCTGCCGCTTCACCGCTGAAGACGTGAAAGAGATCGATTACAAAGATCTCAACACTCTGAAAGCCTACGTATCCGAGACCGGCAAAATCGTTCCAAGCCGCATCACCGGTACCAAAGCACGTTATCAGCGTCAGCTGGCCACCGCTATCAAGCGCGCCCGCTTCCTGGCCCTGCTGGCCTACACCGACAGCCACGGCCGCTGAGACCGGGCAGTCGACACGTAGTAAGGGATTGAATGCATGCGTGCCATAGCTGAGTTCATCATGCGCGGCCGTATGCAGGCCACTCTCGTAGTGGCCGGATGCGCGGCATTGCCGTTGTTGTATTGGTTGGGTGCTGCCGCAGGGAGCCTGGTGCTGCTGCGGCGCGGATTGAAGGACGCCTTGGGCGTCCTTGCTCTGGGGATGCTGCCAGCCTTGATTTGGTGGCTGTATTCCGATGATCCACGGGCACTCATGGTGCTGCTGGGATCTTCGGGCCTTGCGTTGGTTTTACGCGCAAGTGAGTCCTGGAACCGCACGCTGCTGGTCAGCGTAGCGATGGGAGTGGTGTTTTCGGTGGTGCTGGGTGCGGTTTACCGTCCCCACATCGAGATGCTGGCACAGGAACTGGTCAAGATCCTGCCGCTGGCCCTCGGTGACCTCTACCAGCAATTGTCGGTAGAGGAGCGAGCGCGTCTCGCCGCCCTGATTGCACCGGTCCTGACTGGCCTGATAGCGGCCTTGTTGCAAATCGTCAGTGTGCTGAGCCTGATTGTCGGGCGCTACTGGCAGGCGTTGTTGTACAACCCCGGTGGTTTTGGTCGCGAGTTTCGCGCCATCCGAATCCCGCTGGGGCCGGCGATGTTGCTGCTGGCGTGCATGCTTCTGGGGCCGAACTTCGGTACCCAGATGGCCATGTTGACGCCGTTGTGCAGCGTACCGCTGGTGTTCGCCGGGCTGGCCTTGATTCATGGGCTGGTGGCTGAAAAGCGACTGGCCAAGTTTTGGCTGGTGGGGTTGTACGTAACGCTGTTGCTGTTTATGCAGCTGATCTATCCGTTGCTGGTGGTCCTGGCCATTGTCGACAGCCTGATTGATTTTCGCGGTCGTTTGACGCCGAAAGACGTCGATAACGCGAACGGTGAAGGTTAAAAGTTAAGAGGATTTTCACATGCAACTGATCCTTCTGGAAAAAGTCGCCAACCTGGGCAACCTGGGCGACAAAGTGAACGTTAAGGCTGGTTACGGCCGTAACTACCTGCTGCCTTACGGCAAAGCTACCGCTGCGACCGCTGCCAACCTGGCTGCGTTCGAAGAGCGTCGTGCTGAGCTGGAAAAACTGGCTGCAGACAAAAAAGCTTCGGCTGAAAGCCGCGCTGCCCAACTGGCTGAGCTGGAAGTGACTATCACTGCCACCGCCGGTGACGAAGGCAAGCTGTTCGGTTCGATCGGTACTCACGACATCGCTGATGCACTGACCGCCTCTGGCGTTGAAGTTGCAAAAAGCGAAGTTCGTCTGCCGAACGGCACCATCCGCAACGTAGGTGAATTCGACGTAGCCGTGCACCTGCACGCTGAAGTTGAAGCCACCGTACGCGTTGTCGTGGTAGCAGCTTAAGCAGCACCTAACTGACTGGCACCTCGCGTGTCAGCCAGTTAACATCGGGCACGATCCTGTTTACAGGTCGTGCCTTTTGTTTTTCTACGATCCCCTAATTCCAAGTGGCCATGAACGATATCTCCGCTCCTGAGCAATACGATCTGCAAACCGCCGCGTTGAAAGTGCCGCCCCATTCCATCGAGGCCGAACAGGCTGTACTCGGTGGTCTGATGCTGGACAACAACGCCTGGGAACGCGTGCTCGATCAGGTCTCGGACGGTGATTTCTATCGTCATGACCACCGCCTGATTTTCCGTGCGATTGCCAAGCTGGCGGACCAGAACTCACCGATCGACGTGGTGACTCTTGCCGAACAGCTCGACAAGGAAGGCCAGACCTCCCAGGTGGGCGGCCTCGGTTATCTGGGTGAGCTGGCGAAAAACACCCCGTCGGTCGCCAACATCAAGGCCTACGCCCAGATCGTTCGTGCCCGGGCAACATTGCGGCAGTTGATCGGTATCGCCACCGAAATTGCCGACAGCGCCTTCAATCCCGAAGGGCGTACGGCTGAAGAGATTCTCGACGAAGCCGAACGGCAGATCTTCCAGATCGCCGAGGCCCGGCCTAAAACCGGCGGCCCGGTGAGCGTGAATGACCTGCTGACCAAGGCCATCGATCGCATCGACACCCTGTTCAACACCGACAACGCGATCACCGGCCTGTCCACCGGCTACACCGACCTCGACGAGAAAACCAGCGGCCTGCAACCGGCTGACTTGATCATCGTCGCCGGCCGTCCGTCCATGGGTAAAACCACCTTTGCGATGAACCTGGTGGAAAACGCCGTGTTGCGCAGCGACAAGTGCGTACTGGTCTACTCCCTCGAGATGCCAGGCGAATCGCTGATCATGCGTATGTTGTCGTCCCTGGGCCGTATCGACCAGACCAAGGTCCGGGCCGGTCGCCTGGACGACGACGATTGGCCGCGCCTGACCTCGGCGGTCAACCTGCTCAACGACCGCAAGCTGTTCATCGACGATACGGCCGGTATCAGCCCTTCGGAAATGCGCGCGCGGACCCGCCGACTGGTGCGTGAGCACGGTGACGTCGCGCTGATCATGATCGACTACCTGCAGCTGATGCAGATCCCGGGGTCGGGTGGCGACAACCGGACCAACGAGATTTCCGAGATTTCCCGTTCCTTGAAGGCCCTGGCCAAGGAATTCAACTGCCCGGTAGTGGCGTTGTCCCAGCTCAACCGCTCCCTGGAGCAACGACCGAACAAACGGCCAATCAACTCCGACTTGCGGGAATCCGGAGCGATCGAGCAGGATGCCGACGTGATCATGTTCGTTTACCGAGACGAGGTGTATCACCCGGAAACCGAGCACAAGGGCATCGCCGAAATCATCATCGGCAAGCAGCGTAACGGCCCGATCGGCACCTCACGACTGGCGTTCATCGGCAAGTACACGCGCTTCGAAAACCTCGCGCCGGGCAGCTACAATTTCGACGACGAGTAAACTCTTCAGCGCCTGAGGGGCCCAATCGCGGGCAAGCCCGCTCCCACAGGGTTAGTGTGATCCCTGTGGGAGCGGGCTTGCCCGCGATTGGGTCGCCGTAATTTCCGACCATAACCGTCGGAATTGGTCAAAATTTGTGCTATATTCCGCGCCCGCGATTTTTCATCTCAACACCGGTCACCGTCATGCAAACAGCCAAGCCGTTATTTGACTATCCCAAGTACTGGGCCGAATGTTTCGGTCCTGCGCCATTCCTGCCGATGAGCAGGGAGGAGATGGATCAGCTTGGCTGGGATTCCTGCGACATCATCATCGTTACCGGTGATGCGTACGTCGACCACCCATCGTTCGGCATGGCCATCATCGGCCGGCTGCTGGAGTCCCAGGGCTTTCGCGTCGGGATCATTGCCCAGCCGAACTGGCAGTCCAAAGACGATTTCATGAAGCTCGGCGAGCCGAACCTGTTCTTCGGTGTCGCGGCCGGCAACATGGACTCGATGATCAACCGCTACACCGCCGACAAGAAGATCCGTTCCGACGACGCCTACACCCCAGGTGGCATGGCCGGCAAACGTCCGGATCGCGCAAGCCTGGTGTACAGCCAGCGCTGCAAGGAAGCCTACAAGAATGTGCCGATCGTGCTCGGTGGCATCGAAGCTTCCCTGCGCCGCATCGCCCACTACGATTACTGGCAGGACCGGGTGCGCAACTCGATCCTGATCGACGCCTGCGCCGACATCCTGCTGTACGGCAACGCCGAGCGGGCCATTGTCGAAGTCGCCCAGCGCCTGTCCTACGGACACAAGATCGAAGACATCACCGACGTGCGCGGTACTGCGTTCATTCGTCGTGACACGCCTGCAGGCTGGTACGAAGTCGATTCCACGCGCATCGACCGTCCGGGCAAGGTCGACAAGATCATCAACCCGTACGTCAACACCCAGGACACCCAAGCCTGCGCCATCGAGCAGGAAAAAGGGCCAGTCGAGGATCCGAGCGAAGCTAAAGTCGTGCAGATCCTGGCCAGCCCGCGCATGACCCGCGACAAGACCGTGATTCGCCTGCCATCGGTGGAAAAAGTCCGTGGTGACGCGGTGCTCTACGCCCACGCCAACCGGGTATTGCACCTGGAAACCAACCCGGGCAACGCCCGTGCGCTGGTGCAGAAGCATGGCGAAGTCGACGTCTGGTTCAACCCGCCGCCGATTCCGATGACCACCGAAGAAATGGACTACGTGTTCGGCATGCCCTACGCCCGTGTCCCGCACCCGGCGTACGGCAAGGAGAAGATCCCGGCCTACGACATGATCCGCTTCTCGGTCAACATCATGCGTGGCTGCTTCGGTGGCTGCACCTTCTGCTCGATTACCGAGCACGAAGGCCGGATCATCCAGAACCGTTCCGAAGAGTCGATCATTCGCGAAATCGAAGAGATCCGCGACAAAGTGCCAGGTTTCACCGGGGTCATTTCCGACCTTGGCGGGCCGACCGCGAACATGTACCGCATCGCCTGCAAGAGCCCGGAAATCGAATCCGCGTGCCGCAAACCATCCTGCGTGTTCCCGGGCATCTGCCCGAACCTCAATACCGACCACTCGTCGCTGATCCAGCTGTATCGCAGCGCACGCGCCTTGCCGGGCGTGAAGAAGATCCTGATCGCCTCGGGCCTGCGTTACGATCTGGCGGTCGAGTCGCCTGAGTACGTCAAGGAACTGGTGACCCACCACGTCGGTGGTTACCTGAAGATCGCCCCGGAACACACCGAGGAAGGTCCGCTCAATCAGATGATGAAACCGGGCATCGGCAGCTATGACAAGTTCAAGCGCATGTTCGAGAAGTACACCAAGGAAGCGGGCAAGGAGCAGTACCTGATTCCGTACTTCATCGCGGCCCACCCGGGCACCACCGACGAAGACATGATGAACCTGGCCCTGTGGCTCAAGGGCAACGGATTCCGCGCCGACCAGGTACAGGCGTTCTACCCGTCGCCGATGGCCACGGCCACCGCCATGTACCACTCGGGCAAGAACCCGCTGCGCAAGGTCACCTACAAGAGCGACGGCGTGACCATCGTCA from Pseudomonas sp. S04 encodes the following:
- the rplI gene encoding 50S ribosomal protein L9, with product MQLILLEKVANLGNLGDKVNVKAGYGRNYLLPYGKATAATAANLAAFEERRAELEKLAADKKASAESRAAQLAELEVTITATAGDEGKLFGSIGTHDIADALTASGVEVAKSEVRLPNGTIRNVGEFDVAVHLHAEVEATVRVVVVAA
- a CDS encoding YgiQ family radical SAM protein, encoding MQTAKPLFDYPKYWAECFGPAPFLPMSREEMDQLGWDSCDIIIVTGDAYVDHPSFGMAIIGRLLESQGFRVGIIAQPNWQSKDDFMKLGEPNLFFGVAAGNMDSMINRYTADKKIRSDDAYTPGGMAGKRPDRASLVYSQRCKEAYKNVPIVLGGIEASLRRIAHYDYWQDRVRNSILIDACADILLYGNAERAIVEVAQRLSYGHKIEDITDVRGTAFIRRDTPAGWYEVDSTRIDRPGKVDKIINPYVNTQDTQACAIEQEKGPVEDPSEAKVVQILASPRMTRDKTVIRLPSVEKVRGDAVLYAHANRVLHLETNPGNARALVQKHGEVDVWFNPPPIPMTTEEMDYVFGMPYARVPHPAYGKEKIPAYDMIRFSVNIMRGCFGGCTFCSITEHEGRIIQNRSEESIIREIEEIRDKVPGFTGVISDLGGPTANMYRIACKSPEIESACRKPSCVFPGICPNLNTDHSSLIQLYRSARALPGVKKILIASGLRYDLAVESPEYVKELVTHHVGGYLKIAPEHTEEGPLNQMMKPGIGSYDKFKRMFEKYTKEAGKEQYLIPYFIAAHPGTTDEDMMNLALWLKGNGFRADQVQAFYPSPMATATAMYHSGKNPLRKVTYKSDGVTIVKSEEQRRLHKAFLRYHDPKGWPMLREALTRMGRADLIGPGKNQLIPLHQPASDSYQSARRKNSTPAGSHKVAATEKTTKILTQHTGLPPRASDGGNPWDKREQAKAAAFARNQQAAKERKDAAKGKGPKPARKPVVPR
- the dnaB gene encoding replicative DNA helicase, which translates into the protein MNDISAPEQYDLQTAALKVPPHSIEAEQAVLGGLMLDNNAWERVLDQVSDGDFYRHDHRLIFRAIAKLADQNSPIDVVTLAEQLDKEGQTSQVGGLGYLGELAKNTPSVANIKAYAQIVRARATLRQLIGIATEIADSAFNPEGRTAEEILDEAERQIFQIAEARPKTGGPVSVNDLLTKAIDRIDTLFNTDNAITGLSTGYTDLDEKTSGLQPADLIIVAGRPSMGKTTFAMNLVENAVLRSDKCVLVYSLEMPGESLIMRMLSSLGRIDQTKVRAGRLDDDDWPRLTSAVNLLNDRKLFIDDTAGISPSEMRARTRRLVREHGDVALIMIDYLQLMQIPGSGGDNRTNEISEISRSLKALAKEFNCPVVALSQLNRSLEQRPNKRPINSDLRESGAIEQDADVIMFVYRDEVYHPETEHKGIAEIIIGKQRNGPIGTSRLAFIGKYTRFENLAPGSYNFDDE
- the rpsR gene encoding 30S ribosomal protein S18; translation: MARFFRRRKFCRFTAEDVKEIDYKDLNTLKAYVSETGKIVPSRITGTKARYQRQLATAIKRARFLALLAYTDSHGR